CAATGGGCGACCAGCCGGTCGCCCCTACAGTTTTTGGGTTATTTCCCAATGGGCGACCAGCCGGTCGCCCCTACAGTTTTTTGGTTATTTCCCAATGGGCGACCAGCCGGTCGCCCCTACAGTTTTTTGGTTATTTCCCAATGGGCGACCAGCCGGTCGCCCCTACAGTTTTTTGGTTATTTCCCAATGGGCGACCAGCCGGTCGCCCCTACAGTTTTTGGGTTATTTCCCAATGGGCGACCAGCCGGTCGCCCCTACAGTTTTTGGGTTATTTTCCAATGGGCGACCAGCCGGTCGCCCCTACAGTTTTTGGGTTATTTCCCAATGGGCGACCAGCCGGTCGCCCCTACAGTTTTTGGGTTATTTCCCAATGGGTGACCAGCCGGTCGCCCCTACAGTTTTTGGGTTATTTCCCAATGGGTGACCAGCCGGTCGCCCCTACAGTTTTTTGGTTATTTCCTAATGGGCGACCAGCCGGTCGCCCCTACAGTTTTTGGGTTATTTCCCAATGGGTGACCAGCCGGTCGCCCCTACAGTTTTTTGGTTATTTCCCAATGGGCGACCAGCCGGTCGCCCCTACAGTTTTTGGGTTATTTCCCAATGGGCGACCAGCCGGTCGCACTATTTATTCTTAATTATCAGGCAAAATATTTATCTTCTTGCCATGTAATTGGATTATACATGATATATTCAGCTATTTTATTATAAATATCATCATTTCGAATAATATGTTCATAATAATTACGTTGCCACACATTTATTCCAGGGGTATTTCGCAATATATTTATTTTTTTTGTTACAGAAGATTTATAACCAGAAATCAACGAACCTATGGATTTTTTTTTTGGACCACATATCTTCGTAGGGGCGACCGGCTGGTCGCCCTTGAATTTGCAGTCCCTGTAAATCATCACAATTCCATGAAAATGATTAGGCATGATAACAAATTTATCTAATTCAATTTCATTACGTATTTCAGCCGATTTTATCCATTCATCGTAAACAATTCTTCCATATTCATTTAATATCATTTCATTATTTTTAATTTGTCCAAATAAATTCAATTTATTTTGTGTGCAAATAGTTATGAAATACAAACCAGATTTTGAATAATCGTAATTTTTTAACCGAATGGATCGGCGGTTATGAATATTGTCATTAAATTCCATATTTCACCATCATAATTTTTGGCGTTATTTGGTTATGTTTTCTGTAGGGGCGACCGGCTGGTCGCCCTCTATATTTTTAGCCAATA
This portion of the Desulfobacterales bacterium genome encodes:
- a CDS encoding transposase, whose protein sequence is MEFNDNIHNRRSIRLKNYDYSKSGLYFITICTQNKLNLFGQIKNNEMILNEYGRIVYDEWIKSAEIRNEIELDKFVIMPNHFHGIVMIYRDCKFKGDQPVAPTKICGPKKKSIGSLISGYKSSVTKKINILRNTPGINVWQRNYYEHIIRNDDIYNKIAEYIMYNPITWQEDKYFA